From candidate division TA06 bacterium, the proteins below share one genomic window:
- the gap gene encoding type I glyceraldehyde-3-phosphate dehydrogenase: MAVKIGINGFGRIGRLVISAMAEQKILDNPLDIAAVVDVSTDAKYFAYQLKYDSVHGKFPGQVSTEKSDPSLPEDDVLVVNGHKIKCLMATKDPAQLPWKDFGVELVIEATGLFTHSDKANGHLLAGAKKVLITAPGKGEVKTIVLGVNEQEYDPAKHNIVSNASCTTNCLAPVVHVLMKEGIGIENGLMTTIHSYTATQKTVDGPSKKDWRGGRAAAINIIPSTTGAAKAVGEAIPAVKGKMTGMSFRVPTADVSVVDLTFRSEKETSIEAIDALLKKASETYLKNILGYANEEMVSTDFIHDQRSSIYDSLATLENNLKGEKRFFKIVSWYDNEWGYSHRIAELAKLMAEKM; the protein is encoded by the coding sequence ATGGCGGTAAAAATCGGGATCAACGGATTCGGCCGGATCGGCCGCTTGGTCATCAGCGCCATGGCGGAACAGAAAATACTGGACAACCCGCTGGACATAGCGGCGGTGGTGGACGTTTCCACCGACGCCAAATATTTCGCCTACCAGCTGAAATACGATTCGGTTCACGGAAAGTTCCCCGGGCAGGTGTCCACCGAAAAGAGCGACCCGTCGTTGCCTGAGGATGACGTGCTGGTGGTCAACGGCCACAAGATCAAGTGCCTTATGGCCACCAAGGATCCCGCCCAGCTGCCCTGGAAGGATTTTGGGGTGGAACTGGTGATCGAGGCCACCGGCCTGTTCACCCATTCCGACAAGGCCAACGGCCACCTGCTGGCCGGGGCCAAAAAAGTGCTGATCACCGCACCCGGCAAGGGAGAGGTCAAGACCATCGTGCTGGGAGTCAACGAACAGGAATACGACCCGGCCAAGCATAACATCGTTTCCAACGCCTCCTGCACCACCAACTGCCTGGCCCCGGTGGTCCACGTTTTGATGAAAGAGGGGATCGGCATCGAGAACGGGCTGATGACCACCATCCATTCCTACACCGCCACCCAGAAGACGGTGGACGGGCCCTCCAAGAAGGACTGGCGGGGCGGCCGGGCCGCGGCCATCAACATCATCCCCTCGACCACCGGGGCGGCCAAGGCGGTGGGCGAGGCCATTCCGGCCGTCAAGGGAAAGATGACCGGGATGTCGTTCCGGGTTCCCACCGCCGACGTCTCGGTGGTGGACCTGACCTTCCGCTCCGAGAAGGAGACCTCCATCGAAGCCATAGACGCTCTGCTGAAGAAGGCCTCCGAGACCTACCTGAAGAACATTCTGGGATACGCCAACGAGGAGATGGTCTCCACCGATTTCATCCACGACCAGCGTTCCTCTATCTATGATTCTCTGGCCACCCTGGAGAACAACCTCAAGGGCGAAAAGCGGTTCTTCAAGATAGTCAGCTGGTACGACAACGAATGGGGCTATTCCCATAGGATCGCCGAGCTGGCCAAACTGATGGCGGAGAAGATGTAA
- a CDS encoding cytidylate kinase-like family protein, whose product MPVITISKQHGAGGKEIALALARGLSCEVVDKSLIIKVAQQARVGADRVESFDQEQYSPIDKYLSGIFLANPALYGPGSFDFPMTGSAGFTADQDFFNAQKYLTLTQALIKELYQKGNVLLVGRGSQVLLSDQPGCLHLRLCAPLEYRIKRVMEKAGVSQKEAREKIAARDKSRASYIKDYYQRDWNDPGLYHLTINTQRVAPEIIAALVKQMLNSKS is encoded by the coding sequence ATGCCAGTCATAACCATATCCAAACAGCACGGGGCCGGAGGCAAGGAGATCGCCCTGGCCCTGGCCCGGGGCTTAAGCTGCGAAGTGGTGGACAAATCGCTGATCATCAAAGTGGCCCAGCAGGCCCGGGTGGGCGCCGACCGGGTGGAAAGCTTTGACCAGGAGCAGTACAGCCCCATCGACAAATATTTAAGCGGGATATTTTTGGCCAACCCGGCCTTGTACGGCCCGGGCAGCTTTGATTTCCCCATGACCGGTTCCGCCGGTTTCACGGCCGACCAGGATTTCTTCAACGCCCAAAAATACCTGACCCTGACTCAGGCCCTGATCAAAGAGCTTTACCAAAAAGGGAATGTGTTGCTGGTTGGGCGGGGGAGCCAGGTGCTGCTATCCGATCAGCCAGGGTGTCTGCATCTCAGATTATGCGCGCCCCTGGAATACCGGATCAAGCGGGTGATGGAAAAGGCCGGGGTCAGCCAGAAGGAAGCCAGGGAAAAGATCGCTGCCCGGGACAAATCCAGGGCCTCCTACATCAAGGACTATTACCAGCGGGACTGGAACGACCCGGGGTTGTACCACTTGACCATCAACACCCAGCGGGTAGCGCCAGAGATCATCGCGGCACTGGTCAAACAAATGCTTAATAGTAAATCTTAA
- a CDS encoding four helix bundle protein, which yields MERYKDDIYGKAYDFAVKIVTIYKTLCNSKKEFVLSKQLLRSGTSIGANVSEANGAISKAEFSAKMSIAYKECRETKYWLNLLKDTGYLSIEEHKEMFPKADELGAMLYRIIKTSRSGK from the coding sequence ATGGAAAGATATAAAGATGACATTTATGGCAAGGCCTATGATTTTGCGGTTAAGATAGTGACAATTTACAAAACATTATGTAATTCCAAAAAAGAGTTTGTACTTTCCAAACAATTGCTGAGGTCCGGCACATCTATAGGTGCCAATGTCTCTGAAGCTAATGGAGCCATATCAAAAGCTGAGTTTTCGGCCAAGATGTCCATTGCCTACAAAGAGTGCCGGGAGACCAAATACTGGCTGAATCTGCTCAAGGATACCGGTTACCTGTCAATTGAGGAGCATAAAGAAATGTTTCCCAAAGCGGATGAACTGGGAGCCATGCTCTACCGGATCATTAAGACATCAAGAAGCGGCAAATAA
- the fba gene encoding class II fructose-1,6-bisphosphate aldolase gives MPLVGTREMFKKAYEGGYAIGAFNVNNMELLQAIADAGHEEKSPLILQVSSGARKYARREYLTHLVKAAVETYPDLPIALHLDHGDSFELCQACVDDGFSSVMIDASHFSFDENVHITKQVVEYAHARNVPVEAELGKLTSTSDEPGARESVYTNPDEAKKFVELTGCDSLAISIGTSHGAYKFKGEPTLDFERLEKIQKLLPNYPIVLHGASSVPKNLVDICNQYGGQLPGTRGVPEEFLSRAAKMAVCKINVDTDLRIALTGTIRKVFAESPSEFDPRKYLGPARDAVREVVKGKVKLFGCAGKA, from the coding sequence ATGCCGTTAGTGGGAACCCGCGAAATGTTCAAAAAGGCCTATGAAGGCGGCTACGCCATCGGGGCCTTCAACGTCAACAACATGGAACTGCTTCAGGCCATCGCCGACGCCGGGCACGAGGAGAAATCGCCGCTGATCCTGCAGGTCTCGTCCGGAGCCCGCAAGTACGCCCGGCGGGAGTATCTCACTCATTTAGTCAAGGCCGCGGTGGAGACCTATCCCGACCTGCCCATCGCCCTGCACCTGGACCACGGCGACAGCTTTGAGCTGTGCCAGGCCTGCGTCGACGACGGCTTCTCCTCGGTGATGATCGACGCCTCCCATTTCTCCTTTGACGAGAACGTCCACATCACCAAACAGGTGGTGGAATACGCCCACGCTCGCAACGTACCGGTGGAGGCCGAGCTGGGCAAGCTGACCTCCACCTCGGACGAACCGGGGGCCAGGGAATCGGTCTACACCAATCCCGACGAAGCCAAGAAGTTCGTGGAGCTGACCGGCTGCGATTCTTTGGCCATCTCCATCGGGACCTCGCACGGGGCCTACAAATTCAAGGGCGAGCCAACATTGGACTTCGAACGGCTGGAGAAGATCCAGAAATTATTGCCCAATTATCCCATCGTGCTGCACGGGGCTTCATCGGTACCTAAAAATCTGGTAGACATCTGCAATCAATACGGCGGCCAGCTGCCGGGCACCCGGGGCGTGCCGGAGGAATTTCTTTCCAGGGCGGCCAAGATGGCGGTCTGCAAGATCAACGTGGACACCGATCTCCGCATCGCGCTGACCGGGACCATTCGCAAGGTCTTCGCCGAGAGCCCCTCGGAGTTTGATCCCCGCAAGTATCTGGGCCCGGCCCGGGACGCGGTCAGGGAAGTGGTCAAGGGCAAGGTCAAGTTGTTCGGCTGCGCCGGGAAAGCTTAA
- a CDS encoding type II toxin-antitoxin system RelE/ParE family toxin — translation MTHNLVYTRRACRDLAALDKTAIARLKNALEHLAQSPVQHSEKLHNPALGTYRMRTGDYRVIFDIEGNDIVILRVGHRREIYRRP, via the coding sequence ATGACGCACAACTTGGTATATACGCGCAGAGCCTGCCGGGATCTCGCTGCGCTGGATAAAACGGCAATAGCGCGGCTGAAAAACGCGCTGGAGCATTTGGCGCAGTCTCCGGTCCAGCATTCTGAAAAATTGCACAATCCGGCCTTGGGCACATACAGGATGCGCACCGGCGATTATCGGGTGATATTCGACATCGAGGGCAATGATATCGTTATCCTGCGGGTAGGCCATAGGCGCGAGATTTATCGCCGGCCTTAA
- a CDS encoding DUF559 domain-containing protein, with protein MSLNIKTKLVPLAKARCRELRKRQTKAEEIFWDKVRNKQFQGLKFYRQYPLFFDLLGKETFYIADFYCHTKRLAVELDGRIHERQQEKDRLRDEVIDDLGLKVVRIANKDVLEDKEVMKRISSVL; from the coding sequence ATGAGTCTCAACATCAAAACAAAACTGGTGCCGCTGGCCAAAGCCCGTTGCCGTGAATTGCGCAAAAGGCAGACCAAGGCCGAAGAAATATTTTGGGATAAGGTAAGAAACAAACAATTTCAGGGGCTAAAATTTTACCGGCAATATCCGTTGTTCTTTGATCTCCTTGGCAAGGAAACATTCTACATTGCGGATTTTTATTGCCACACCAAACGCCTGGCGGTTGAATTGGATGGCAGAATTCACGAAAGGCAGCAGGAAAAGGATAGACTACGGGACGAAGTAATTGACGACCTTGGTTTAAAGGTCGTGAGAATTGCAAATAAAGATGTGTTGGAAGACAAAGAAGTAATGAAACGCATCAGTTCTGTTTTGTGA